From a single Capsicum annuum cultivar UCD-10X-F1 chromosome 12, UCD10Xv1.1, whole genome shotgun sequence genomic region:
- the LOC107849877 gene encoding cysteine proteinase inhibitor 1-like, protein MAFKSNSLSFATLSTIVIASTFCHVSEANDKRISKTLSSSLANGGWQSIQNTKDPKVMDIAKFAVTEENKRIKNVELKFASVSDGRFKVDNYKITFQLTIVAMEFTIKANEYEAVVTVSLKNNVRELISFVSI, encoded by the coding sequence atggcttTTAAATCTAATTCTCTTTCTTTTGCAACTCTTTCGACGATAGTAATTGCTTCGACCTTCTGTCATGTTTCCGAAGCAAATGATAAACGTATATCGAAAACTCTATCTTCGTCTTTGGCAAATGGTGGTTGGCAGTCGATACAAAATACTAAGGATCCTAAAGTGATGGACATCGCAAAATTTGCAGTAACTGAAGAAAACAAGCGAATAAAAAATGTTGAACTGAAATTCGCGAGCGTATCAGATGGAAGATTTAAAGTTGATAATTATAAAATTACTTTTCAACTTACAATTGTTGCTATGGAATTTACTATTAAAGCAAATGAATATGAAGCTGTTGTTACAGTAAGTTTAAAGAATAATGTTAGAGAACTAATTTCATTTGTAAGCATTTAG